A single genomic interval of Mucilaginibacter robiniae harbors:
- a CDS encoding MutS-related protein yields the protein MMHRLIPFMICVSLVILFFLIKKWYKKQFSSKRKIAQIKEEWGKPREVYRSFKLIGQYAAAYPTEKQISPATAADLDLERLFEYIDRTRSKPGQQYLYKKLHEQETNLTYFHNLEQRIAQLTSHADVHEQIELKLSELKSDNAYFLPELFNQKHKQLFGKFGQVYVSIAGISVITMLILLLLLQQQVYLLVLVALLIANTIIHYRNRFKIMPFTVSLPELLILNQVGQWLYQHNYLNSGNEVKQSLVKVNKLKRSISFINVQNLIAADPTDMFYLLTEWLKIFLLIEPLVFIFSISRVNKYLTDIRLLFESVAEVDMAISIQSFRDGLSYYCQPDFTASAEQLVMTKIYHPLVENCVPNSIQSRASQGVLITGSNMSGKTTFIRAVAINALLAQTLHTCCAQMYQVPMLHIHTSIQMSDDLHEHKSYFQAEALAVLDIIKQCEPQASTKSLVIIDEIFRGTNTIERIAAAKAVLSYLVANRNFVFVSTHDLELAELLGPNYAVYSFEEQIGDNRLIFDYQIKEGLLKNKNGIAVLEGAGYPSSIVQEAYQIGAQLREKYNL from the coding sequence ATGATGCACCGCCTTATTCCTTTTATGATATGTGTGAGCTTAGTTATCCTATTTTTCTTAATAAAGAAATGGTATAAAAAACAGTTCTCTAGTAAACGGAAAATAGCACAAATCAAGGAGGAGTGGGGCAAGCCAAGAGAGGTTTACCGCAGCTTTAAACTGATTGGTCAGTATGCCGCTGCTTACCCTACGGAAAAACAAATTTCGCCTGCAACTGCTGCCGATTTAGATTTGGAAAGGCTGTTTGAATATATAGATCGTACCCGTTCTAAACCCGGACAACAATACTTGTATAAAAAGCTGCACGAACAAGAAACTAACTTAACGTATTTTCACAATCTGGAACAGCGAATAGCTCAGCTGACCAGCCATGCGGATGTACATGAGCAAATAGAGTTGAAATTATCGGAGCTGAAAAGTGATAATGCTTATTTTCTCCCCGAATTATTCAACCAAAAGCATAAGCAGCTATTTGGCAAATTTGGACAGGTATATGTAAGTATAGCAGGCATTAGCGTGATAACTATGCTGATTTTATTGTTGCTTTTACAACAGCAGGTATATTTGTTGGTACTGGTAGCTTTGCTGATAGCTAATACGATTATTCATTATCGTAACCGGTTTAAAATAATGCCTTTTACGGTTTCATTGCCAGAGTTGCTTATACTGAACCAAGTAGGGCAATGGCTGTATCAGCACAACTATTTAAATTCAGGCAATGAGGTAAAGCAAAGTTTAGTGAAAGTAAATAAACTCAAGCGCTCCATTAGTTTTATCAATGTGCAGAACTTGATTGCAGCCGATCCAACAGACATGTTTTATCTGTTGACCGAATGGCTGAAAATATTCTTGCTGATTGAACCACTGGTATTTATATTTTCTATTAGCCGTGTAAATAAATATCTGACCGATATACGCCTGCTGTTTGAAAGCGTAGCCGAGGTGGATATGGCGATTTCCATACAATCGTTCAGGGATGGGTTATCCTATTACTGCCAGCCCGATTTTACAGCTAGCGCAGAGCAGTTGGTAATGACGAAGATATACCATCCATTAGTGGAAAATTGTGTGCCTAACAGCATACAAAGTAGGGCCAGCCAGGGTGTACTGATTACCGGGTCAAATATGTCGGGTAAAACTACGTTTATCAGGGCAGTGGCTATAAATGCGCTGCTGGCGCAAACATTGCATACCTGTTGTGCCCAGATGTACCAAGTGCCAATGTTGCATATTCATACCAGCATACAGATGAGTGATGATTTGCACGAACATAAAAGTTATTTTCAGGCAGAGGCATTAGCCGTGCTAGATATTATCAAACAATGTGAGCCGCAGGCTTCCACGAAAAGTTTGGTAATTATTGATGAAATTTTTAGAGGTACCAATACTATTGAGCGTATTGCTGCTGCCAAAGCGGTACTGTCTTACCTGGTAGCTAATCGAAACTTTGTATTCGTATCTACCCATGATTTGGAACTAGCCGAACTACTAGGACCGAATTATGCCGTTTACTCGTTTGAAGAACAAATAGGGGATAATCGGTTGATATTTGATTACCAGATTAAAGAAGGCTTGCTCAAAAATAAGAATGGCATTGCTGTTCTGGAAGGTGCGGGCTATCCGTCCTCTATTGTTCAGGAAGCTTACCAAATTGGCGCTCAATTGCGCGAGAAATATAATCTGTAA
- a CDS encoding glycosyltransferase family 2 protein, protein MDISVVIPLFNEVESLPELTSWISQVMYTHQFSYEIILVDDGSTDGSWEMICQLREANEAIRGIKFRRNYGKSAALNTGFEAAQGNVIITMDADLQDSPDEIPELYRRIIEEKYDLVSGWKAKRYDPLSKTLPTRLFNAATRKMSGIHNLHDFNCGLKAYRKAVVKNIEVYGEMHRYIPVIAKWAGFTKIGEQVVEHRARKYGTTKFGMSRFINGFLDLLSIFFVGKFGKRPMHFFGTMGVISFLLGMVMAIWIITEKLIHIAHNEHYRDATDQPLFYLALVAIILGSQLFLTGFVAELVARSSHDRNKYQIEATV, encoded by the coding sequence ATGGATATTTCAGTTGTTATACCTTTATTTAACGAAGTAGAATCACTGCCCGAGCTTACCTCGTGGATTAGTCAGGTGATGTACACCCACCAGTTTAGTTATGAAATTATATTGGTGGATGATGGCAGTACTGATGGCTCGTGGGAGATGATTTGCCAACTGAGAGAAGCCAACGAAGCTATCAGGGGTATTAAATTCAGACGTAACTACGGTAAATCGGCCGCGCTGAATACCGGCTTTGAAGCTGCTCAAGGTAATGTAATTATTACTATGGATGCCGATTTGCAAGACAGCCCCGATGAAATACCCGAATTGTACCGCCGCATTATTGAAGAGAAGTACGATTTGGTATCGGGCTGGAAAGCTAAACGGTATGATCCGCTTAGCAAAACCCTCCCTACCCGATTGTTTAATGCCGCTACCCGCAAAATGTCGGGCATACATAACCTGCATGATTTTAACTGCGGATTGAAAGCTTACCGCAAGGCCGTAGTAAAAAACATTGAGGTGTATGGCGAAATGCACCGCTACATTCCGGTAATTGCCAAATGGGCAGGCTTCACCAAAATTGGCGAGCAAGTGGTTGAACACCGCGCCCGCAAGTATGGTACCACCAAATTTGGCATGAGTCGCTTTATTAACGGCTTTTTGGATTTACTATCTATTTTCTTTGTAGGTAAGTTTGGGAAACGGCCGATGCATTTTTTTGGTACGATGGGCGTAATCAGTTTTCTGTTGGGTATGGTAATGGCCATCTGGATTATTACCGAAAAGCTGATTCATATTGCACATAACGAACACTACCGCGATGCTACCGACCAACCTTTATTTTATTTGGCTTTGGTAGCTATTATTTTAGGTTCGCAGTTATTTTTAACCGGCTTTGTGGCCGAACTGGTAGCCCGCAGCTCGCACGATCGGAACAAGTACCAAATTGAGGCAACGGTTTAA
- a CDS encoding thioredoxin domain-containing protein: protein MNRLAQSASPYLLQHANNPVDWYPWGAEALQKAKEENKLILVSIGYSACHWCHVMEHESFEDEQVAALMNEHFVCIKVDREERPDVDQIYMSAVQLMTGRGGWPLNCICLPDQRPIYGGTYYPKVDWMNVLMSLADFYERKPEEAEEYAVRLTEGITQYESVDLITEQSEYTRTDLEAIVNNWKRYLDKVEGGMGKAPKFPMPNNWLFLMRYAHLMQNESIAQQVKLTLHKMAFGGIYDHVGGGFARYSVDGRWHVPHFEKMLYDNGQLISLYAEAYAWNPDPLYAATAKETITFVKNELTSADFGFYSALDADSEGVEGKFYTFTKADIEQILGNDADLFCIYYHITDEGNWEEEHTNVLFRKEQDELLAQQLGLSTEELLAKINAAKKKVLEARSHRVRPGLDNKILASWNGLMLKGICEAYRTFNEESYLQLALHNAEFIQQHLVKEGGRLVRIYKNNQMTDGVAEVAFLDDYANITDGLIALYEVTFDQQWLQLAAQLTDTAIAQYYDEAEGMFFYTAADAEQLIARKAEIMDGVIPSSNSVMGRNLKKLSLLLGNTQYEQISAQLLRNVMPYMAKYGSSYSNWALLLLEEVFGIYEIAITGPNAWQVRRELEQHYVPNKIVLGGTEENLPLLQNRISNETRIFVCKDKTCGLPSLSIADALKQIELS from the coding sequence ATGAATCGTTTAGCTCAATCGGCATCACCCTATTTACTGCAACACGCCAACAACCCTGTTGATTGGTACCCTTGGGGTGCCGAAGCCTTACAAAAAGCCAAAGAGGAAAATAAACTCATATTGGTAAGTATTGGCTATTCGGCTTGCCACTGGTGCCATGTAATGGAGCATGAAAGCTTTGAAGATGAGCAGGTAGCCGCCTTAATGAACGAACATTTTGTGTGCATTAAGGTAGATCGTGAAGAACGCCCTGATGTAGATCAGATTTATATGAGCGCCGTACAACTTATGACCGGCCGTGGTGGTTGGCCCCTCAACTGTATTTGTCTGCCTGACCAGCGTCCTATTTATGGCGGTACCTATTACCCCAAAGTAGATTGGATGAACGTACTGATGAGCTTGGCCGATTTTTACGAGCGCAAGCCCGAAGAGGCGGAAGAGTATGCCGTGCGGCTAACAGAAGGCATCACGCAATATGAATCGGTAGATTTAATTACCGAACAGTCTGAATACACCCGTACTGATTTAGAAGCTATTGTAAATAACTGGAAACGCTACTTGGATAAGGTGGAAGGCGGCATGGGTAAAGCACCTAAGTTTCCGATGCCAAACAACTGGTTGTTTTTGATGCGGTATGCACACCTGATGCAAAACGAAAGCATAGCCCAGCAGGTAAAGCTTACCCTGCACAAAATGGCTTTTGGTGGTATTTACGATCATGTAGGCGGCGGCTTTGCCCGTTACTCGGTTGATGGCCGCTGGCATGTGCCACACTTTGAAAAAATGTTGTATGATAATGGCCAGCTGATTAGTCTGTATGCCGAAGCCTACGCCTGGAACCCCGACCCATTATACGCAGCAACAGCTAAGGAAACCATCACCTTTGTGAAAAATGAATTGACTTCTGCCGACTTTGGCTTCTATTCAGCTCTAGATGCAGATAGCGAAGGCGTGGAAGGCAAGTTTTACACCTTTACCAAAGCTGATATTGAACAGATATTAGGTAACGATGCCGACCTGTTCTGCATTTATTACCATATCACTGATGAAGGTAACTGGGAAGAAGAGCATACCAATGTATTGTTCCGCAAAGAGCAGGATGAACTGCTGGCCCAGCAATTGGGTTTGAGCACCGAAGAGTTGCTGGCTAAAATCAATGCGGCTAAAAAGAAAGTACTGGAAGCTCGCAGCCATCGTGTACGGCCAGGGTTGGATAATAAAATATTGGCCTCCTGGAACGGGCTAATGCTGAAAGGTATTTGCGAAGCTTACCGCACGTTTAATGAGGAAAGCTATTTGCAGCTGGCTTTGCATAATGCTGAATTCATTCAGCAGCATTTAGTAAAAGAAGGGGGCCGACTGGTACGCATCTATAAAAATAACCAAATGACTGATGGGGTTGCCGAAGTGGCTTTTCTGGATGATTATGCCAATATCACCGACGGCTTGATTGCCTTGTACGAAGTAACCTTCGACCAACAATGGCTGCAACTGGCCGCGCAGCTTACCGATACCGCTATCGCTCAGTACTATGATGAAGCTGAAGGTATGTTTTTTTATACCGCGGCAGATGCCGAGCAGCTCATTGCCCGCAAGGCTGAAATTATGGATGGGGTAATTCCTTCATCCAATTCAGTAATGGGGCGTAACCTTAAAAAGTTAAGCTTGCTGCTGGGTAATACGCAGTATGAGCAGATCAGTGCGCAATTGTTACGTAACGTAATGCCTTACATGGCTAAGTATGGTTCATCATACTCTAACTGGGCTTTGCTGCTGCTGGAGGAGGTGTTTGGCATTTATGAAATAGCCATAACCGGACCTAATGCCTGGCAGGTACGCCGTGAGTTGGAGCAGCATTATGTGCCCAATAAAATAGTGTTGGGCGGTACTGAAGAAAACTTACCTTTGCTACAGAACCGAATAAGTAATGAAACGCGAATTTTTGTGTGTAAAGATAAAACTTGCGGCTTGCCCTCTCTGAGTATTGCCGATGCTTTAAAACAAATTGAGCTTTCGTAA
- a CDS encoding FKBP-type peptidyl-prolyl cis-trans isomerase gives MKIESQHVVSLTYDLYVKQEDGTEALVESATEEQPLTFLYGVGQMLPKFEEELSTLSTGDNFDFKLSATDAYGEYDEEAVANLPTEMFAGTDLPEVGAILPLQDNQGHRFQGQVVSVVEDAVIVDLNHPMAGQELHFKGNIINVRPANPEELSHGHAHGADGHHDH, from the coding sequence ATGAAAATTGAATCACAACACGTCGTATCTTTAACTTACGATTTGTATGTTAAACAGGAAGACGGCACCGAAGCCTTAGTTGAAAGCGCTACTGAAGAACAACCGCTTACCTTTTTGTATGGCGTAGGCCAAATGCTGCCTAAGTTTGAAGAAGAACTAAGCACCCTGTCAACCGGCGATAATTTTGATTTTAAACTAAGTGCTACTGATGCTTATGGCGAATATGATGAAGAAGCTGTAGCTAACTTGCCTACGGAAATGTTTGCCGGCACTGATCTTCCTGAAGTAGGCGCTATTTTGCCTTTACAGGATAATCAAGGTCACCGTTTTCAGGGCCAGGTAGTATCGGTAGTAGAAGATGCTGTTATTGTAGATTTGAACCACCCAATGGCTGGTCAGGAATTGCATTTTAAAGGTAATATCATCAATGTGCGTCCGGCTAACCCTGAAGAGTTATCACATGGTCATGCACATGGTGCTGATGGTCATCACGATCATTAA
- a CDS encoding PH domain-containing protein, which produces MSTIKTYPSKIDNWFIIVVLGTFTASLVSVFFKPDWIAVMIILSIVSLVLLPIVFNTNYRIKGQLLKVQSGIILNLSIDISTINRITATRSILSAPALSLDRLEVFYNKYDSVVISPRNKADFIAQLKQINPNISIDL; this is translated from the coding sequence ATGTCAACCATAAAAACCTATCCCTCCAAAATAGATAACTGGTTTATTATTGTAGTTTTGGGTACGTTTACGGCATCCTTGGTTAGCGTGTTCTTTAAGCCCGATTGGATTGCTGTAATGATTATATTGTCTATAGTAAGCCTGGTACTTTTACCTATAGTGTTCAATACCAACTACCGTATTAAAGGGCAATTGTTAAAAGTACAATCTGGTATTATTCTAAACTTAAGTATTGATATTAGTACCATTAACAGAATTACAGCTACCCGCAGCATATTAAGTGCCCCGGCCTTGTCGTTAGATCGGTTGGAAGTGTTTTATAACAAGTATGATTCAGTAGTCATTTCACCCAGAAACAAAGCAGATTTTATAGCACAGCTTAAACAAATTAATCCTAACATAAGTATAGATTTGTAA
- a CDS encoding acyl-CoA thioesterase, which produces MLDETQATDFKSVSFSETVITELMIPSYANFGGKIHGGIILSLMDKVAYVCAAKHAGNYSVTASIDTVDFLHPVEVGDLVSLMAAVNYVGKSSMVVGIRVISQNIKTGEVRHTNTSYFTMIAKDEQNKPVQVPGLLLENEEQVRRFVEAKRRKEIKQAYRQESRKIKAPVNDEHAQEMLQGERCQLQANYNA; this is translated from the coding sequence ATGCTTGACGAAACACAGGCTACTGATTTTAAATCGGTGAGTTTTTCAGAAACAGTAATTACAGAGCTGATGATACCTTCGTACGCCAATTTTGGTGGTAAAATTCACGGAGGCATTATTTTGTCGCTGATGGATAAGGTAGCTTATGTGTGTGCCGCTAAACATGCCGGCAATTACTCTGTTACCGCCTCAATTGATACGGTTGATTTTTTGCACCCGGTTGAAGTTGGTGACTTGGTTTCGCTAATGGCTGCTGTTAATTATGTGGGCAAAAGCTCAATGGTGGTAGGGATTCGGGTTATATCGCAAAATATAAAAACCGGAGAAGTGCGGCATACCAATACCAGCTATTTTACCATGATAGCTAAAGATGAGCAGAATAAACCAGTACAGGTGCCCGGCCTTTTGCTGGAAAATGAAGAACAGGTAAGGCGCTTTGTGGAAGCCAAGCGCCGTAAAGAAATTAAGCAGGCTTATCGGCAGGAGTCCCGAAAAATAAAAGCGCCGGTAAATGACGAGCATGCCCAAGAAATGTTGCAAGGCGAACGCTGCCAATTGCAAGCAAATTATAATGCATAA
- a CDS encoding fatty acid desaturase, protein MPFLDTVLRQPSYGWKDECGNLSKPSVLAIFKEFFSRLNIFKNKKNWLSFTSWMMIVCFVPFLMLFIFKYFSFKLLIVAFVYSMVVMGSHGTVWYHRYCTHRAFKFRNNIWRFITQNITLKIIPEEIYVISHHVHHAKSDQPGDPYNAQGGFLYCFLADVNHQPIAHNLNEKDYGRCVKLMKHTGQISNTYAQYQKWGTLANPLRTIGGILLNWGFWYLAFYLIGGHALACTLFGAAGFWAVGVRTFNYEGHGKGEDKRREGSDYNREDMSINQAWPGIVAGEWHNNHHLYPKSARSGFLPHQVDTAWYYIKFLNLIGGVTEYHDSKKQFLEKYHEPHKQAKSLAKEKTTVLTKETLIVTEQH, encoded by the coding sequence ATGCCCTTTTTAGATACTGTTTTAAGACAGCCCTCGTATGGCTGGAAGGATGAGTGTGGTAACTTGTCAAAGCCTAGCGTATTAGCCATTTTTAAAGAGTTTTTTTCCCGGCTTAATATCTTTAAAAATAAAAAGAACTGGCTTTCATTCACCAGCTGGATGATGATTGTGTGTTTTGTGCCTTTCTTAATGCTGTTCATTTTCAAGTACTTTAGCTTTAAATTGCTTATTGTAGCTTTTGTGTACAGCATGGTGGTTATGGGTTCGCACGGTACTGTTTGGTATCATCGTTATTGTACGCACCGGGCTTTTAAATTTCGTAATAACATCTGGCGGTTTATTACACAAAACATTACGCTGAAAATTATTCCTGAAGAAATTTATGTGATTTCGCACCATGTGCATCATGCGAAGTCAGACCAGCCTGGCGATCCTTACAATGCGCAAGGTGGATTTTTATATTGCTTTCTGGCCGATGTAAACCATCAGCCTATAGCTCATAACCTGAATGAAAAAGATTATGGTCGTTGTGTGAAATTGATGAAACATACCGGCCAAATATCTAACACTTATGCACAATACCAAAAATGGGGCACGCTGGCTAACCCTTTGCGAACTATAGGCGGTATTTTGCTGAACTGGGGCTTTTGGTATTTGGCATTTTACCTGATTGGCGGACATGCCCTGGCCTGCACTTTATTCGGCGCTGCTGGCTTTTGGGCGGTAGGGGTTCGTACCTTTAACTATGAAGGCCACGGTAAAGGTGAAGATAAACGCCGCGAAGGTTCTGATTATAATCGTGAAGATATGTCGATCAATCAGGCTTGGCCGGGTATTGTAGCTGGCGAGTGGCATAACAACCATCACCTGTATCCAAAGAGTGCACGTTCTGGCTTTTTACCTCATCAGGTAGATACAGCCTGGTACTATATTAAATTTTTGAATTTGATTGGTGGTGTAACCGAATATCATGATTCGAAAAAGCAGTTTTTAGAAAAGTATCATGAGCCACATAAGCAGGCTAAAAGTTTAGCTAAAGAAAAGACTACCGTTCTTACTAAAGAAACGTTAATTGTAACCGAGCAACATTAA